One stretch of Dehalococcoidia bacterium DNA includes these proteins:
- a CDS encoding CoA transferase, with the protein MSLPLEGVRVLDFSRVLAGPVSGMHLADFGAEVIRVEPPGGALDRRLGPYAKDGRSLVPLTTNRNKLGATLDIRSPTGKALLMELVAQADVLIHNFTPDTAEANILSYESLRSVNPTIIVGIISAFGVNGPYRHRSAVDNILQAESGAMSYSGFPGSPPSRTGAAYVDVLCGAHTALGILLALRERERTGMGQMVDASLMDTAVSVLGAFAVPAEYVVRGQLRQPRGNKSFWAFSDTLLCRDGRWVVVSIIGNGMWRNFCEALGNPEWSRDPRFQDDEGRRIHMDQLSELVAAYMSKHDSSDVLARLVAAHVPCGQVNDVSEVLSHPQVRARDMLVDMSYPGIGVIPINGLSVKLSGTGGSIRHRAPEVGEHDEFVWRELLGVSAERLKSAHMTR; encoded by the coding sequence ATGAGCCTGCCTCTGGAAGGCGTACGGGTACTCGACTTTTCACGTGTGCTCGCGGGTCCCGTTAGCGGAATGCATCTGGCGGATTTCGGCGCCGAAGTCATTCGCGTCGAACCTCCCGGCGGCGCGTTAGACCGACGTCTGGGGCCCTACGCTAAGGATGGGCGCAGTCTGGTTCCGCTGACTACCAACCGCAACAAGCTGGGTGCGACGCTCGACATTCGCTCGCCGACGGGCAAAGCATTGCTGATGGAGCTTGTGGCCCAAGCTGACGTCCTGATTCATAACTTCACGCCGGACACTGCCGAGGCAAACATCCTGTCGTATGAATCGCTTCGGTCCGTGAACCCTACCATCATCGTTGGAATAATCAGTGCTTTTGGTGTCAACGGCCCCTATCGGCACCGCTCGGCGGTTGACAACATCCTGCAAGCAGAGTCAGGTGCGATGAGCTACTCGGGTTTCCCTGGTTCACCCCCGTCGCGGACAGGAGCCGCCTACGTGGACGTTCTTTGCGGGGCCCATACCGCCCTGGGCATTCTACTGGCGCTTCGGGAGCGTGAGCGTACGGGCATGGGACAGATGGTTGACGCGTCCCTTATGGACACGGCGGTATCGGTCCTTGGCGCTTTTGCAGTGCCGGCTGAATACGTTGTCAGAGGACAACTGCGACAGCCCAGGGGCAACAAGAGCTTCTGGGCTTTTTCAGATACTTTGTTATGCAGGGATGGCAGGTGGGTGGTCGTTTCCATCATTGGAAACGGTATGTGGCGTAACTTCTGTGAAGCCCTGGGAAACCCGGAGTGGAGTCGCGATCCGCGTTTCCAGGATGATGAAGGGCGTCGTATTCATATGGACCAGTTGAGCGAACTGGTCGCTGCCTATATGAGTAAACATGATTCGAGTGACGTCCTGGCCAGATTGGTGGCCGCGCACGTCCCCTGCGGTCAGGTAAACGACGTGAGCGAAGTCCTGTCTCATCCGCAAGTGCGGGCGCGCGACATGCTTGTCGACATGTCATACCCGGGGATAGGCGTCATCCCGATCAACGGGCTGTCGGTGAAGCTTTCAGGCACCGGAGGGAGCATTCGCCATCGCGCCCCTGAAGTTGGTGAACACGACGAGTTTGTC
- a CDS encoding FAD/NAD(P)-binding oxidoreductase has product MSGKRVVILGGGVGGVVAANRLRKALGKEHQVTVIDQTRTHSFAPSYLWLMVGQRKPEGISRDLGRLERKGIEFKQAAVQRIDTERSIVATDKGEESYDYLVVSLGARMAPEALPGFAAGARSYYTLEEAVKLRDALPQFQGGKVVLLISSMPFKCPAAPYEGALLLDAYFRKRRIRDKVDFHVYTPEPQPMPVAGVAVGAQVCGLLEQRNIHYHTGAKATSIAPDKRVISFEKGDSVKYDFLVGIPPHACPEAVKASGLTNGGPWVPVDPRTLKTKHSNVWAIGDVTAVPLLNKMMLPKAGVFAHAEAEIVAKSIVHEVTGRGHPEEFDGHGA; this is encoded by the coding sequence ATGAGTGGGAAACGAGTCGTCATCCTGGGAGGCGGCGTGGGCGGGGTGGTGGCGGCAAACCGCCTGCGGAAGGCGCTGGGTAAAGAGCACCAGGTCACGGTCATTGACCAGACGCGCACGCACTCCTTTGCGCCGTCCTATCTGTGGCTCATGGTGGGCCAGCGCAAGCCGGAGGGCATCAGCCGCGACCTGGGCCGCCTGGAGCGCAAGGGCATCGAGTTCAAGCAGGCGGCCGTCCAGCGCATAGACACGGAACGCTCGATAGTCGCGACGGACAAGGGCGAGGAATCGTACGACTACCTTGTCGTGTCGCTCGGCGCGCGCATGGCTCCGGAGGCGCTGCCCGGATTCGCCGCGGGCGCCCGCTCTTACTACACACTGGAGGAAGCCGTCAAGCTGCGGGACGCCCTGCCCCAGTTCCAGGGCGGCAAGGTGGTGCTGCTGATCTCCTCCATGCCGTTCAAATGCCCGGCTGCCCCGTATGAGGGCGCCCTGCTGCTGGACGCCTACTTCCGCAAGCGCCGCATCCGAGACAAGGTGGACTTCCACGTCTATACACCGGAGCCGCAGCCCATGCCGGTGGCGGGGGTCGCGGTGGGCGCGCAGGTCTGCGGCCTGCTGGAACAGCGGAACATCCACTACCACACCGGCGCCAAGGCGACAAGCATCGCGCCGGACAAGCGCGTCATCAGCTTCGAGAAGGGCGACTCAGTCAAGTACGATTTCCTGGTGGGCATTCCGCCGCACGCCTGCCCGGAGGCGGTGAAGGCCTCCGGCCTGACCAACGGCGGCCCCTGGGTGCCCGTGGACCCGCGCACCCTCAAGACGAAGCACTCGAACGTCTGGGCCATCGGCGACGTGACGGCCGTACCGCTGCTCAACAAGATGATGCTGCCCAAGGCGGGCGTTTTCGCCCACGCCGAGGCGGAGATTGTCGCCAAGTCCATCGTACACGAGGTCACCGGACGAGGGCATCCGGAGGAGTTCGACGGGCATGGGGCCTGA
- a CDS encoding endonuclease MutS2 yields MEEQQRKNLQRLEFDKVREALAAHAETDSGREQARSITPTSDASEARRRLRETAEARALLRTKGHLSLAGVRDVRTTVRRAALGGTLEPSELLDVRGTLAVARALHTMVLGQESDLPALSAIVREMAPQQGLEQDIERAISPQGQVKDDASPLLSRLRKDVRGAHAQLCDRLGEIVSSPLGQKVLQEPLITSREERLVLPVKTEHRNQLPGLVHDISDSGATVFIEPLEAVELGNAWREMRIAERREVERVLGELSAAVGDRAPDIERTVERLAHVDLALAKARYANALQATEPEIVGEGEPYLRLRDARHPLLKGRVVPVSVDIGQGYTALLVTGPNTGGKTVALKTVGLLTVMAMAGLHIPAGDESVVYAFDSVYADIGDEQSIEQSLSTFSSHMGNIVHVLRDATSRSLVLLDEMGAGTDPLEGSALARAVLSELVRRRTLTLATTHHGELKAFAHVTPGMKNASVDFDPETLAPTYKLTIGLPGSSNALAIAERLGLERRLLDEARGFISPGQLEVDSLLTQIRRERDTLVAERRAAESARMDAERQRQELAAERERLEDRKADILEEAGREVRGRAEEMDKRLDRAARALDDVAAEREASHTVARDALKETVKKASAEVKAVRREVAGPAWSPPEPSRRPSTEGGPLRRGDTVRVRGLSQRAEVLSDVDAEGKVEVQAGALKLRVPVRDVVGRDEPSVRPAAVRVPSPPPGEGVGPELMLHGMRVEPALAKLDQYLNDAALTHLSRVVVVHGKGTGALRQAVREYLKGHPLVTAYASAPPESGGDGATVVELAG; encoded by the coding sequence ATGGAGGAGCAGCAGCGGAAGAACCTGCAGCGCCTGGAGTTCGACAAGGTGCGCGAGGCGCTGGCCGCGCACGCGGAGACGGACTCGGGCCGGGAACAGGCGCGGAGTATAACGCCAACCTCTGATGCGTCCGAGGCGCGGCGGCGACTGCGGGAGACGGCGGAGGCCCGCGCCCTGCTGCGGACGAAGGGACACCTGTCGCTGGCGGGCGTACGGGACGTGCGCACGACCGTCCGGCGGGCGGCGCTGGGCGGGACGCTGGAGCCGTCCGAGCTGCTGGATGTCCGCGGGACGCTGGCCGTGGCCCGCGCCCTCCACACGATGGTCCTGGGCCAGGAAAGCGACCTGCCCGCGCTGAGCGCCATCGTTCGGGAGATGGCGCCCCAGCAGGGGCTGGAGCAGGACATCGAGCGGGCGATCAGTCCCCAGGGGCAGGTGAAGGACGACGCCTCGCCGCTGCTCTCGCGCCTGCGCAAGGACGTGCGAGGGGCGCACGCGCAACTCTGTGACAGGCTCGGCGAAATCGTAAGCTCGCCCCTGGGCCAGAAGGTGCTGCAGGAGCCGCTCATCACCAGCCGCGAGGAGCGGCTTGTGCTGCCGGTCAAGACGGAGCACCGCAACCAGCTTCCCGGCCTCGTCCACGACATATCCGACTCCGGCGCCACGGTGTTCATCGAGCCGCTGGAGGCGGTGGAGCTGGGCAACGCCTGGCGCGAGATGCGCATCGCGGAGCGGCGCGAGGTGGAGCGCGTGCTGGGCGAACTGAGCGCGGCGGTCGGCGACCGCGCCCCGGACATCGAGCGGACGGTGGAGCGCCTGGCGCACGTGGACCTGGCCCTCGCCAAGGCGCGCTACGCTAACGCCCTCCAGGCGACGGAGCCGGAGATAGTCGGCGAGGGAGAGCCGTACCTGCGCCTGCGAGACGCCCGGCACCCGCTTCTCAAGGGCCGCGTGGTGCCCGTATCCGTGGACATCGGCCAGGGGTACACCGCCCTGCTCGTCACCGGGCCGAACACCGGCGGCAAGACCGTCGCGCTCAAGACGGTGGGGCTGCTCACCGTCATGGCGATGGCAGGGCTGCACATCCCGGCGGGAGATGAGAGCGTCGTGTACGCCTTCGACAGCGTGTACGCGGACATCGGCGACGAGCAGAGCATCGAGCAGTCGCTGTCCACGTTCAGCTCCCACATGGGCAACATCGTCCACGTGCTCCGCGACGCGACGAGCCGCAGCCTCGTGCTGCTGGACGAGATGGGCGCGGGAACAGACCCCCTGGAGGGCAGCGCGCTGGCCCGCGCGGTGCTGTCCGAGCTGGTCAGGCGGCGCACGCTGACTCTCGCGACGACCCACCACGGCGAACTGAAGGCGTTCGCCCACGTGACGCCGGGGATGAAGAACGCCAGCGTGGACTTCGACCCGGAGACGCTGGCCCCCACCTACAAGTTGACCATCGGCCTGCCGGGTTCCAGCAACGCGCTGGCTATCGCTGAGCGGCTGGGGCTGGAGCGTCGCCTGCTGGACGAGGCGCGCGGCTTCATATCGCCCGGCCAATTGGAAGTGGACAGCCTGCTGACGCAGATACGCCGGGAGCGCGACACGCTGGTGGCGGAGCGCCGCGCCGCGGAGTCGGCCCGGATGGACGCCGAGCGCCAGCGCCAGGAGTTGGCCGCCGAGCGCGAGCGCCTGGAGGACCGCAAGGCGGACATCTTGGAAGAGGCGGGCCGGGAGGTCAGAGGCCGCGCGGAGGAGATGGACAAGCGGCTGGACAGGGCCGCCCGCGCGCTGGACGACGTGGCTGCGGAACGGGAAGCCTCTCACACCGTTGCGCGGGATGCGCTCAAGGAGACCGTGAAGAAAGCCTCCGCCGAGGTCAAGGCCGTTCGGCGGGAGGTCGCGGGGCCAGCGTGGTCGCCGCCGGAACCGTCGCGCCGTCCTTCCACGGAAGGAGGGCCGCTGCGCCGCGGCGACACCGTGCGCGTCCGCGGGCTGAGCCAGCGCGCGGAGGTGCTCTCCGACGTGGACGCGGAGGGCAAAGTAGAGGTGCAGGCGGGCGCGCTGAAGCTGCGCGTGCCCGTGCGCGACGTCGTTGGGCGGGACGAGCCGTCCGTGCGGCCCGCGGCGGTACGCGTCCCGTCGCCACCCCCCGGCGAAGGCGTCGGGCCGGAGCTGATGCTGCATGGTATGCGGGTGGAGCCCGCGCTGGCCAAGCTCGACCAATACCTTAACGACGCGGCCCTTACGCACCTGTCGCGAGTGGTCGTCGTCCACGGCAAGGGGACGGGCGCCCTGCGACAGGCGGTGCGGGAGTACCTGAAGGGGCATCCGCTGGTAACGGCGTACGCGTCCGCTCCGCCGGAGTCGGGCGGCGACGGCGCCACGGTGGTCGAGTTGGCGGGGTAA
- a CDS encoding non-heme iron oxygenase ferredoxin subunit has protein sequence MHRAVGAADEDGAHMAELVAICGTHEIPEGTMRRFTLGGEDILIARVDGMYYAIDDRCGHMNVSLCDGVLEGATVTCPLHAAQFDVRDGRVARPSEPKQFVARHGQVGKQLAFIQTRPVRSYPVVVEGGTVYIRR, from the coding sequence ATGCACCGCGCCGTAGGCGCGGCGGACGAGGACGGAGCGCACATGGCTGAGCTGGTTGCGATATGCGGCACGCACGAGATACCGGAGGGCACGATGAGGCGATTCACCCTCGGCGGGGAGGATATCCTGATCGCCAGAGTGGACGGTATGTACTACGCCATTGACGACAGGTGCGGGCACATGAACGTCTCGCTGTGCGACGGTGTGCTGGAGGGCGCGACGGTGACGTGTCCGCTGCACGCCGCCCAATTCGATGTGCGGGACGGTCGCGTGGCGCGTCCATCCGAGCCGAAGCAGTTCGTGGCGCGGCACGGACAAGTGGGCAAACAGCTCGCGTTCATACAGACCAGGCCAGTCCGCAGCTATCCCGTCGTCGTCGAGGGCGGGACGGTGTATATCCGGCGGTGA
- a CDS encoding transposase encodes MDARQERGLEIAARSKIIRKGDVWLVPSQTQNGDKYTVIPGLKCSCPDHETRLVKCKHMFAVEYVMERETAPDGTVTETESVKVTKVTRKTYSQNWPAYNAAQSEEKTRFGVLLADLCKGIPQPIHEGRGRPALPLADMLFASAYKVYTGFSSRRFTSDLRDAKTEGLVASTPHFNSVTNYLADPDMTPILKHLVTVSSLPLKAVETEFAIDSSGFTTSRFIRWFNKKYGREIDNREWVKVHLMCGVSTHIVTSVDISGWEANDTTYFVPLVEQTARNFQIAEISADKAYLSHKNLATVEAVNATPFIPFKSNTVPTKETSAWGRMYHYFMLNRDEFLTHYHRRSNVESVFSMCKAKFGDAVRSKSSTGMVNEVLAKVLCHNICVLIQAVHELGIEPNFCAQLGLAQKIA; translated from the coding sequence ATGGACGCGAGACAGGAACGGGGCTTGGAGATTGCGGCGCGGAGCAAGATTATACGGAAGGGCGATGTCTGGCTGGTGCCGTCCCAGACTCAAAACGGGGACAAGTACACCGTGATTCCCGGCCTGAAGTGCTCTTGCCCAGACCATGAGACCCGCCTCGTGAAGTGCAAGCATATGTTCGCGGTTGAGTATGTCATGGAGCGGGAGACCGCGCCAGACGGCACTGTCACTGAGACAGAGAGTGTAAAGGTCACAAAGGTCACGCGCAAGACCTACTCCCAGAACTGGCCCGCCTACAATGCAGCCCAGTCCGAGGAGAAGACGCGGTTCGGCGTCCTCTTGGCTGACCTCTGCAAGGGCATCCCCCAACCCATCCATGAGGGCAGAGGCCGACCGGCGCTCCCGCTGGCGGACATGCTCTTTGCGTCGGCCTACAAGGTCTACACCGGCTTTTCGTCCAGGCGGTTCACCAGCGACCTCCGGGACGCTAAGACCGAGGGGCTGGTCGCCAGCACTCCGCATTTCAATTCGGTGACGAACTATCTGGCCGACCCCGACATGACGCCCATCCTGAAGCACTTGGTCACGGTGAGCAGCTTGCCCCTGAAGGCCGTCGAAACCGAGTTTGCCATTGATTCGTCCGGCTTCACCACGTCCCGTTTCATCCGCTGGTTCAACAAGAAGTACGGGCGGGAGATTGACAACCGAGAGTGGGTCAAGGTGCACCTTATGTGCGGCGTGAGCACTCACATAGTCACCAGCGTGGACATAAGCGGTTGGGAAGCTAACGACACCACGTATTTCGTCCCACTGGTGGAGCAGACAGCCCGGAACTTTCAGATAGCTGAAATCTCGGCGGACAAGGCATATCTGAGCCACAAGAACCTTGCGACGGTGGAGGCCGTCAACGCAACGCCGTTCATCCCGTTCAAGAGCAACACGGTCCCCACCAAAGAGACATCGGCATGGGGCCGGATGTATCATTACTTCATGCTGAACCGAGACGAGTTTTTGACGCACTACCATCGCCGTTCCAATGTCGAGTCTGTGTTTTCGATGTGCAAGGCAAAGTTCGGGGACGCAGTTAGGAGCAAGAGTAGCACGGGCATGGTCAACGAAGTTTTGGCTAAGGTGCTCTGCCATAACATCTGCGTGCTTATCCAAGCGGTTCACGAGTTGGGGATTGAACCGAATTTTTGTGCACAACTTGGACTTGCACAGAAAATAGCTTGA
- a CDS encoding N-6 DNA methylase — MATEMTTVIKKIVPYLQRRGYNLDDNMFFGARAENEQERVGFVDILIKRSARAASALFLLEAKRDSAKLTADHRNQALAYGKVVRVPFVVVTNGEEVELHNVASGRKIKINGSVIGKVPHYDRLDHVLAQFKVSPTAENIDLGTDESLPFRPGLSLPQLQALIRRCHNKIRNVEKDEENVFADVSKLLFLKLLEEKQDRGELGFALPYTYRFHELALKKSAPDQVKDAITSMMQQVVDLPNYGEVMTPTLHMRNPTTYSKVVNELSSANFTDSELDVRGSAFEYFVQASLKGRRLGQFFTPRPLVRFMLSLIPLEQVIPELLDPKAHPMVVDPSCGSGGFLLAAMNQLLSKVNAERGRTYTKDRADILVKRIKKEVFWGADANQRIASTAKMNMIIAGDGFANIRNGDSLKDEVDFLRVDHRTLPLADYVVTNPPFGMSEADTLTGADLGRFGIQLTKTQALFLQKMVKITKRTGRICTVIDDGMLNTGAMSRIRKHLINECFIDAVVRLPDVTFEPNKINVRSSVLLMTRKPNEDAVQEHPVRMIDLRKLGYNSIGEEDPSTPIEAIIRLVRSRWDDMARISLSLDDTGGTFRSFPLNLATILSEEDARLDIKYYDPETLTLVAQLKESGALTLAQLVTEPLHRGKSPAKTEYNADLTSDVIVVKAGNIGRTSLAPPFDLIAENIYNRLTGARLRKNDLLLASTGEGTLGKATVYDRDGRGVADGHVTILRLVDTVLPEYAAWFLRSEIGQVQIARLFTGSTGQIELPEDEAARILVLVPKDKKKQARLVQEWINEVHGAEQLEQAALKIRRQAHDSFVDAVRAGLKRGGF; from the coding sequence ATGGCAACTGAGATGACGACGGTCATCAAAAAAATAGTCCCATATCTACAGCGGCGGGGTTATAACCTCGACGATAATATGTTCTTCGGCGCACGCGCTGAGAACGAACAGGAACGGGTTGGGTTCGTTGATATTCTCATCAAGCGAAGTGCCCGAGCTGCGTCAGCACTCTTCTTGCTTGAGGCTAAGCGGGACAGCGCCAAGCTCACGGCAGACCACCGTAACCAAGCACTTGCTTATGGGAAAGTAGTACGGGTCCCGTTCGTTGTAGTCACCAACGGCGAAGAGGTTGAACTACATAACGTCGCCTCAGGTCGAAAAATCAAGATTAATGGCTCGGTTATTGGCAAGGTTCCGCATTACGACCGATTGGATCATGTCTTAGCGCAGTTCAAGGTCAGTCCGACCGCCGAGAACATTGACCTCGGAACTGACGAAAGCCTACCGTTTCGACCCGGACTAAGCCTGCCCCAATTGCAGGCGCTTATTCGTCGGTGCCATAACAAGATAAGAAACGTAGAGAAGGATGAAGAGAACGTTTTTGCTGACGTTTCCAAACTTCTCTTCCTGAAGTTGCTCGAAGAGAAGCAAGATCGGGGCGAGCTAGGCTTCGCACTACCCTACACCTATAGATTTCATGAACTGGCCTTAAAGAAGTCTGCCCCCGACCAGGTAAAAGATGCCATCACCAGCATGATGCAACAGGTGGTTGACCTTCCCAATTATGGAGAGGTCATGACTCCGACCCTTCACATGCGAAATCCCACTACGTATTCGAAGGTTGTCAATGAACTTTCCAGCGCTAACTTCACCGATTCCGAACTGGATGTCAGAGGCTCAGCCTTTGAGTATTTCGTGCAGGCCAGCCTCAAGGGGCGGCGTTTAGGGCAGTTCTTCACGCCCCGTCCCTTGGTACGGTTCATGCTCTCCCTCATCCCATTGGAGCAAGTAATCCCGGAACTCCTAGACCCTAAGGCGCACCCGATGGTGGTTGACCCCTCGTGCGGTTCCGGGGGTTTTCTCCTTGCTGCGATGAATCAACTCCTAAGCAAGGTGAATGCCGAAAGAGGGCGGACGTATACAAAAGACCGAGCAGACATACTCGTAAAGCGCATCAAGAAGGAAGTCTTCTGGGGTGCGGATGCTAATCAGCGAATCGCGTCTACGGCCAAAATGAACATGATCATTGCCGGGGATGGCTTTGCCAACATCCGCAATGGTGATAGCCTCAAGGATGAAGTTGACTTCTTGCGCGTAGACCATCGGACATTGCCTCTAGCGGACTACGTAGTTACAAACCCGCCTTTCGGCATGTCAGAGGCGGACACGCTCACAGGAGCAGACCTAGGTCGTTTTGGCATTCAGCTCACCAAAACTCAGGCGCTCTTCTTGCAAAAGATGGTGAAGATAACCAAACGAACAGGGCGCATTTGCACCGTGATCGATGATGGGATGCTCAACACTGGGGCGATGAGCCGCATACGAAAGCATTTGATTAACGAGTGTTTCATCGACGCCGTAGTCCGGCTACCCGATGTGACTTTCGAACCCAATAAGATAAACGTCAGGTCCAGCGTCTTGCTGATGACGAGAAAACCTAATGAGGACGCTGTTCAAGAGCATCCTGTTAGAATGATTGACCTACGGAAGCTGGGGTACAACTCTATTGGCGAAGAGGACCCTTCGACTCCGATAGAAGCTATTATTCGATTAGTTCGCTCCCGCTGGGATGACATGGCGCGAATTTCGCTTAGCCTGGACGACACAGGTGGCACATTCCGTTCCTTCCCGCTGAATCTAGCCACAATCCTCTCTGAAGAGGATGCAAGGTTGGACATCAAGTATTACGACCCTGAAACCCTCACTCTCGTAGCACAGTTGAAAGAGTCCGGGGCTTTGACTTTAGCGCAACTAGTGACTGAGCCGTTGCACCGTGGCAAATCACCGGCAAAAACCGAGTACAACGCCGACCTCACCAGTGATGTGATTGTGGTTAAGGCGGGCAACATTGGCCGCACCAGCCTTGCGCCGCCGTTCGATCTCATCGCGGAGAACATCTATAACCGACTAACTGGAGCACGGCTGAGAAAAAACGATTTGTTGCTAGCTTCTACTGGTGAGGGTACGCTAGGTAAGGCCACCGTCTATGACCGTGACGGGCGGGGGGTTGCAGATGGTCATGTCACCATCTTGCGATTAGTAGACACCGTACTTCCCGAATATGCGGCCTGGTTCCTGCGGAGCGAGATCGGGCAGGTTCAGATTGCTCGCCTATTCACTGGTTCCACGGGGCAGATTGAATTGCCAGAGGATGAAGCTGCCAGAATCCTCGTGCTGGTTCCGAAAGACAAGAAAAAGCAAGCGCGCCTTGTGCAGGAGTGGATTAATGAAGTGCATGGAGCTGAGCAACTAGAGCAGGCTGCTCTGAAGATTCGAAGACAGGCCCATGATAGCTTTGTGGATGCGGTTCGTGCCGGGCTTAAAAGGGGCGGGTTTTGA
- a CDS encoding replication-associated recombination protein A — MFQQAGQARAEAEAPLAARMRPRTFDEFVGQEHLLGEGRALRRLIEADQVPSMVLWGPPGSGKTTLALLIARLTKAHFARVSAVTSGVQDLRRIIEEAKERRAMTDQRTILFVDEIHRFNKAQQDVALPHVEDGTVTFIGATTENPSFEVISPLLSRSRVFTLNALTDDQVRDIVERALADEERGLGKLHARVEPDAMKAILLAANGDARIALNAVELASAVAKPDPSAEGRRVDLATAQDVLQRKALMYDRAGEQHYDTISAYIKSVRGSDPDAALYWLGRMLEAGEDPMFIVRRIILLASEDIGMADPQALSVAVAAQQAVHFIGMPEGFLPLAEATVYLATAPKSNSAYTAYLRALEDVRQTRDDPVPLHLRNAPTALMRDLGYHRGYKYAHEYAEHYVEQQHLPDNLKGRRYYEPGALGYEAKVKEWMERLRKHGGESTRQ, encoded by the coding sequence ATGTTCCAGCAGGCGGGGCAGGCCCGTGCGGAGGCGGAAGCGCCGCTCGCCGCGCGCATGCGCCCGCGCACCTTCGACGAGTTCGTCGGGCAGGAGCACCTGCTCGGCGAGGGCCGCGCGCTGCGACGGCTCATCGAGGCCGACCAGGTGCCGTCCATGGTCCTGTGGGGGCCTCCCGGCTCCGGCAAGACCACCCTCGCGCTCCTCATCGCCCGCCTCACCAAGGCGCACTTCGCCAGGGTCAGCGCCGTGACATCCGGCGTGCAGGACCTCCGCCGCATCATCGAGGAGGCGAAGGAGCGCCGCGCCATGACCGACCAGCGCACCATCCTCTTCGTGGACGAAATCCATCGCTTCAACAAGGCCCAGCAGGACGTGGCGCTGCCCCACGTCGAGGACGGCACCGTCACCTTCATCGGCGCGACGACCGAGAACCCGTCGTTCGAGGTCATCTCGCCGCTGCTCTCGCGCTCGCGCGTCTTCACGCTCAACGCGCTGACCGACGACCAGGTGCGGGACATCGTCGAGCGCGCACTGGCCGACGAGGAGCGCGGGCTGGGCAAGCTCCACGCGCGGGTGGAGCCGGACGCCATGAAGGCCATCCTGCTCGCCGCCAACGGCGACGCCCGCATCGCGCTCAACGCCGTCGAGCTCGCCTCCGCCGTGGCGAAGCCGGACCCTTCCGCGGAAGGGCGGCGCGTTGACCTCGCGACGGCGCAGGACGTGCTCCAGCGCAAGGCGCTCATGTACGACCGCGCCGGCGAGCAGCACTACGACACCATATCGGCGTACATCAAGTCGGTGCGCGGCTCGGACCCGGACGCGGCGCTCTACTGGCTGGGGCGCATGCTGGAGGCGGGCGAGGACCCCATGTTCATCGTCCGGCGCATCATCCTGCTGGCGTCGGAGGACATCGGCATGGCGGACCCGCAGGCGCTGTCCGTCGCGGTGGCGGCGCAGCAGGCGGTCCACTTCATCGGCATGCCGGAGGGCTTCCTGCCGCTGGCGGAGGCGACGGTGTACCTGGCGACCGCGCCCAAGAGCAACTCGGCGTACACGGCGTACCTGCGGGCGCTGGAGGACGTGCGGCAGACGCGGGACGACCCGGTGCCGCTGCACCTGCGCAACGCGCCCACGGCGCTGATGCGCGACCTGGGCTATCACCGCGGCTACAAGTACGCGCACGAATACGCGGAGCACTACGTGGAGCAGCAGCACCTGCCGGACAACCTGAAGGGGCGGCGCTACTACGAGCCGGGCGCGCTGGGCTACGAGGCGAAGGTCAAGGAGTGGATGGAGCGGCTGCGCAAGCACGGCGGTGAGAGTACTAGGCAGTGA